One stretch of Pirellulales bacterium DNA includes these proteins:
- a CDS encoding DUF1553 domain-containing protein, which translates to MLADSATIQRAIFLVALSFCIISGAASHGQTADTPANDAMQHFDREIAPLLSRRCLDCHNLTDQKGSLDLTSATAFQKGGDSGPVVEPGKLEDSPLWLRIDNDEMPPKHPLPAAERQTIKDWIARGAIWGTEKIDRFRYTSDARAGYDWWSLQPLARPNVPATTDDDEARGPLDRFVRTELLQHDLRPSPEADRRTLIRRLTFDLTGLPPTPEEIAVFLNDAGEGAYERVVDRLLASPQYGVRWARHWLDIVRFGESNGFEYDELRPNAWPYRDWIVHALNEDMPYDEFVRLQLAGDVLRPHDFDAVTATGFLAAGAYDTAGQNQQSAAMRAVVRQDEMEDLVGTVAQTFLGLTVNCARCHDHKFDPIRQTEYYSLVSALSGTRQSDRALTGLKLAGKRAAELAKVETRRKQIRSDIAAIEQPARDAALVKLKSNSVELQPLASWDFRQDHARQTAGWEIKLSGAARLGPAGLELSDNRSFAATGSQPKMLRAKTLEVWVQLANVAQSGGAAVGIQTFDGGTFDAIVFGERDARQWMAGSENYIRTQSFRAPEESEAVAAPVRLCLTYAEDGSIAAYRNGQPYGQPYRGGDPVTFAAAKWQVVFGLRHAPAGPGKMLAGTIERANLYDRALSAEEIATGLDQAVTGKMIREQLGPELQARYDALHAELAQTDSTINVLQPPQVYAIKSKQPEPTRLLARGNPAQPTDVVAPGGVGSLGQLPADFGLASDAPEGERRQRLAEWITDPRNAIFARVMANRLWQYHFGVGLVDTPNDFGFNGGRPANQQLLDWLASEFVASGYRLKAMHRLIVTSAAYRQSSQGNESAVKIDADNRLLWRHSPQRLEAEAVRDSMLYVAGVLDMSLDGPGFHEMKASIAPGTNTFLYAPDDPTKTIFKRRTLYRVWARSGRSALLDVLDCPDPSTTSPRRAVTTTPLQALSLLNNAFVLHIVEKFADRIAREAGAEPERQVERAYRLAFGRSPSAEELAAATNVVREHGVGVLARAIFNSNEFVYVD; encoded by the coding sequence ATGCTCGCAGATTCGGCCACTATCCAACGTGCGATTTTTTTAGTTGCGTTGTCGTTTTGCATCATTTCAGGCGCAGCGAGCCATGGCCAAACGGCCGACACGCCTGCCAATGACGCGATGCAGCATTTCGATCGCGAGATCGCACCGCTCCTGTCGCGCCGCTGCCTTGATTGCCACAATCTGACTGATCAAAAAGGGAGCCTCGATCTGACGAGCGCGACTGCGTTCCAGAAAGGGGGCGACAGTGGCCCGGTGGTCGAACCGGGCAAGCTTGAGGACAGCCCGCTCTGGTTGCGTATCGACAATGACGAAATGCCGCCGAAGCATCCTCTGCCGGCGGCCGAACGCCAAACGATCAAGGACTGGATCGCTCGCGGCGCAATCTGGGGCACGGAAAAGATTGACCGGTTCCGCTATACGTCAGACGCACGCGCCGGTTATGACTGGTGGTCCCTACAGCCGCTCGCCCGGCCAAACGTGCCCGCGACGACGGACGACGACGAGGCGCGTGGTCCGCTCGATCGCTTCGTACGGACCGAGCTACTGCAACATGATCTGCGACCGTCGCCCGAGGCGGACCGCCGCACGCTGATTCGCCGTTTGACCTTCGACCTGACGGGGCTGCCGCCGACGCCGGAAGAAATCGCGGTCTTTCTCAACGATGCAGGAGAGGGCGCCTATGAACGCGTCGTCGATCGGCTGCTGGCCTCGCCACAATATGGCGTGCGCTGGGCGCGGCATTGGCTGGACATCGTTCGTTTTGGCGAGAGCAACGGCTTTGAGTACGACGAGTTGCGACCTAATGCGTGGCCATATCGCGATTGGATCGTACACGCGCTGAACGAAGACATGCCGTACGACGAGTTCGTGCGGCTGCAACTGGCCGGTGACGTTCTCAGGCCGCACGATTTCGACGCCGTAACCGCCACCGGCTTTCTGGCTGCCGGCGCGTACGACACGGCAGGGCAAAATCAGCAGAGCGCGGCGATGCGGGCCGTGGTGCGACAAGACGAAATGGAAGACCTGGTCGGCACGGTCGCCCAGACGTTTCTGGGGCTGACCGTTAACTGCGCCCGGTGCCATGACCACAAGTTCGATCCGATTCGCCAGACGGAATACTATTCGCTCGTCTCGGCGTTGTCGGGCACGCGGCAAAGTGATCGTGCGTTGACCGGCCTAAAGCTGGCCGGCAAACGAGCCGCGGAACTAGCAAAAGTCGAAACGCGGCGCAAACAAATACGGTCCGACATCGCCGCGATCGAGCAACCGGCCCGCGACGCGGCGCTTGTAAAACTCAAATCGAATTCCGTCGAATTGCAGCCGCTGGCCTCGTGGGATTTCCGGCAAGATCACGCTCGGCAAACCGCGGGTTGGGAAATTAAGCTCAGCGGCGCAGCGCGGCTAGGTCCCGCTGGCTTGGAATTGAGCGACAATAGGTCGTTCGCTGCAACCGGTTCGCAACCCAAAATGCTACGCGCGAAGACACTGGAAGTCTGGGTACAACTGGCCAATGTCGCACAGTCCGGTGGGGCGGCCGTCGGCATTCAAACGTTTGATGGCGGCACCTTTGACGCGATCGTCTTCGGCGAGCGCGACGCACGACAATGGATGGCTGGCAGCGAAAACTACATCCGCACGCAAAGTTTTCGCGCCCCCGAAGAGTCCGAAGCAGTTGCCGCGCCGGTTCGCCTATGCCTGACCTACGCCGAAGACGGCTCGATCGCGGCTTATCGCAACGGACAGCCATACGGACAACCCTATCGAGGCGGCGATCCGGTGACGTTCGCCGCGGCAAAATGGCAAGTCGTCTTCGGCCTACGTCACGCGCCGGCAGGCCCTGGCAAAATGCTTGCGGGAACCATCGAGCGGGCCAACCTGTACGATCGAGCACTTTCGGCCGAAGAGATCGCCACCGGGTTGGATCAAGCCGTAACCGGCAAGATGATTCGTGAGCAACTCGGCCCAGAATTGCAGGCCCGCTACGACGCGTTGCACGCCGAGTTGGCGCAGACAGATTCCACGATCAACGTCCTGCAACCGCCGCAGGTTTATGCGATCAAGTCGAAGCAGCCGGAACCCACGCGCTTGCTGGCGCGCGGCAATCCTGCGCAGCCGACCGACGTCGTCGCGCCCGGGGGTGTCGGCTCGCTGGGACAATTGCCCGCGGATTTCGGGCTGGCTTCCGACGCCCCAGAAGGCGAACGCCGACAACGTTTGGCCGAGTGGATCACTGACCCTCGCAACGCAATCTTCGCCCGCGTAATGGCGAATCGTCTGTGGCAGTACCATTTCGGCGTGGGCCTGGTCGATACCCCTAATGACTTTGGATTTAACGGGGGCCGACCGGCGAATCAACAACTGCTCGATTGGCTGGCTAGCGAATTCGTCGCCAGTGGCTATCGCCTGAAGGCCATGCACCGGTTGATCGTCACGTCGGCCGCCTATCGTCAGAGTTCACAGGGGAATGAATCGGCCGTAAAGATCGACGCCGACAATCGATTGCTGTGGCGGCATTCGCCGCAACGCCTCGAGGCCGAAGCCGTCCGCGACAGCATGCTCTATGTCGCCGGCGTGTTAGATATGTCGCTCGACGGACCAGGCTTTCACGAAATGAAGGCCAGCATCGCTCCGGGGACCAACACCTTCCTTTACGCCCCCGACGATCCGACAAAAACAATCTTCAAGCGCCGCACGTTGTACCGGGTGTGGGCGCGCAGTGGTCGCAGTGCATTGTTGGATGTGTTGGATTGCCCTGACCCTTCCACCACGAGCCCCCGGCGTGCGGTGACTACGACGCCGCTACAGGCGTTGTCGTTGCTGAATAACGCGTTTGTGCTGCATATAGTCGAGAAGTTCGCCGATCGAATCGCGCGCGAAGCCGGGGCCGAGCCAGAACGGCAGGTTGAACGAGCTTATCGACTCGCCTTCGGGCGAAGTCCATCGGCCGAAGAATTAGCGGCGGCCACCAACGTGGTGCGCGAACATGGCGTCGGCGTTCTCGCCCGAGCGATCTTCAATAGCAACGAGTTCGTCTATGTCGACTGA